The Thermoanaerobaculia bacterium DNA segment GAGGTTTGCGCGGCGGGAGGTTTCGCGATCCGAGCCTCGCGAGCGTCGCGAAACCGACGGTTGGTGGCGGCGGGGGGAATTGAACCTCCGACATGGCGCTTATGAGACGCCCGCTCTAACCATCTGAGCTACGCCGCCCGGACCGGCGGAGACTAGCATGAATCGGTGGGCGGAGCGGTCACCGGGTGGGCTCTGGGGATCGCTTCGCTGGCGCTCGCGATGACGGGTTGGCTCCCTCACCCGGCGAGCGTTGCTCGCCACCCTCTCCCGCCGGGAGAGGGGAATTCGGTTGCGGTGCCTCCGGCGACGCGGCCATGTGTGCCGCCGGGAGAGGCGAAGAAGGCCCGGCGAGCGGCGCGCGGCGAACTCGGCCTTCGCTGAAGCTACGGCGTGACGAGTCTCCCGCCGGGAGAGGCGGATGTGTGCGGAGGACTCAGCATCGGTTGGGATGGCCTTGAGGATCGTCGAGACGCGAATCAGGCGAGATGTGGGTACGGCGGAGGTGGAAAGCGGGGCTCCGGGCCCTTCGCGTCGCGGAGAGCTTTCGCCGAAGGGTATCCAGCGCTGAGCGCGCCGATCGCCGCGAACGCCAGTGCGCGAGCCACCGAGGCGAAAGCTCCCGCGACGGGGCTCCCTCACCCGGCGAGCGTTGCTCGCCACCCTCTCCCGCCGGGAGAGGGGAATTCGGTTGAGGCGCCTCTGGTGACGCGGCCATGTGTGCCGCCGGGAGAGGCGAAGAGGGTCCCGGCGAGCAACGCGCGGCTCGACTCTCGCTGAAGCTACGGCGTGACGAGTCTCCCGCGGGGAGAGGCGATTCGGCGGGGCCGAGATTCAGTTGGAACGCGAGTGAGGCGCGGCGAGGCGCGAGCCCGGCGGGATGCGGGGGAGCCGGCCCGCGGGCGCGGCGTACCGGCGGCGGACGTTAAGCCCGCGGGCGGTTGCCACGCGCCCGCCCGGCTCGATGCATTCGCCGTGCGAGCTTACTTGCCTTTGTCCTGGTAGAAGGCTTCCACGACCTGCTTGATCTCGTCGTCGGCGGAGCCTTCGCCCTTCATCTTGCCGGCGAGCTCGGCTTCGCCGCGGCAGATCTCGCAGCCGGTGGCGTGGAGCGTCGTGAAGCAGGTGAGGAGCGAAGCGTGGTGCAGGTTCGGGCTCTCTTCGCATCCGCAATAGCAATGGATCTTGTCGATCGTCTCGGGGTACTTCGACGCCGCGGCATAGGCGGGCCGCGCAGCCGCATCCGCGTCGTCGAGCGCGGCCGGGTCGATCGGCGCGCCCTTCTCGCGGCATCCGGAGCAGGAGGCGGCCGTCGGCTTTTCGGCGCTCTTCGGGGCGGGCTTCGGCGCGGCCGCGAAGGCGCCCGCGGCGACGAGGAACGTGGCGATCAGTCCGGTGGTGGCTCTCATGCGTGCTCCTGTTGCCTCCCAACGCGCGCGCCGCGCCGCTTCTTCCAGAAATCGAGCGCCGCCGCGTAGAAATCCGCCGCGGCCCTCGCAAAAGCCGGACCGGCGAACCGCTCCGCCGTGCGCCGCGCCGCGGCGGCCATTCCCGCCCGGGCGTCCTCGTGCGCGGCGAGGAAATCGAGCGCCGCCGAGGCTTCCGCCTCGCTCTTCGCGACGAATCCCGGCCCCTTGACGATCTCGAAATCCGCGATGCCCGGGACGTCCAGGGCGACGATCGGGAGCCCGGACGTCATCGCCTCGAGCACGGCCCGGTGTCCCTGGTCGGCGCCGGATGCGGTGAAGAGGAAGGCGTCCATCGCCCGGTAGCAGTCCGGGAGACGCTCCTCCTGGTAGCCGGCGCCGAAGTTCCTCGAACCGACTCCGAGCGAGGCGGCGAGCCTCCACAGGCTCTCCTTCGATTCCCCCTTCCCGACGTGGAGCATGACGACGCGCGGATCGTGCGCGCCGGCCAGGATGCGGATTGCGGCATCGTGGCCGCGGCCGGGAGCCATCTTCCCGATCGTGCCGACGACGAACGCGTCCTCCGGGATCCCGAGCTCGCCGCGGACGGCGGGGTCCCGCGGTCCGGGCGAGAAGCGATCGACCTCGGCGACCGGAGAGAAACGCGCGCACGGCGCCTCCGGCCGGAAGCGCGCCGCGAACCCCTCGCGGAGGGCCGAATTCGAGAACGCGAATCCCGAGGCCCGCCGCCGTCCCCAGGAGGAGAAGAGCGGGCGGAAGCCGTTCTCGTGATGGAAGGAGCGCACGAGAGCGGCCCGCCCGCGGCCGAGCGCCGCGGCGGCGGCGAGGTGATCGTGCGAGGAATGGGCGTGCACC contains these protein-coding regions:
- a CDS encoding PCYCGC motif-containing (lipo)protein gives rise to the protein MRATTGLIATFLVAAGAFAAAPKPAPKSAEKPTAASCSGCREKGAPIDPAALDDADAAARPAYAAASKYPETIDKIHCYCGCEESPNLHHASLLTCFTTLHATGCEICRGEAELAGKMKGEGSADDEIKQVVEAFYQDKGK
- a CDS encoding glycosyltransferase family 4 protein is translated as MRVLHVTAGTKWTGPAAVAVAQVEAMREAGIEAEIAVTRGSPLAARLAGLGWARPLLAPGRRPRDFCDDVAALDGTLGRERFDAVHAHSSHDHLAAAAALGRGRAALVRSFHHENGFRPLFSSWGRRRASGFAFSNSALREGFAARFRPEAPCARFSPVAEVDRFSPGPRDPAVRGELGIPEDAFVVGTIGKMAPGRGHDAAIRILAGAHDPRVVMLHVGKGESKESLWRLAASLGVGSRNFGAGYQEERLPDCYRAMDAFLFTASGADQGHRAVLEAMTSGLPIVALDVPGIADFEIVKGPGFVAKSEAEASAALDFLAAHEDARAGMAAAARRTAERFAGPAFARAAADFYAAALDFWKKRRGARVGRQQEHA